From Chryseobacterium shandongense, the proteins below share one genomic window:
- a CDS encoding MBL fold metallo-hydrolase, whose product MKIIPLKEGNFSTNKTKDFTLLIEENADTAKGIKMSVTPFLIITEKDVILLDGGIGWKNKSGKTVISEIMEGENIKPENVTKVLLSHLHKDHIETTITRTDNGFEATFPNAEIFIQKQELDYAMNSKGSHSYNFDTLEKLIELDNIVWMDEDRGSITDEIYFEVAGGHTPFMQVFWIREGEETIFYGADDLPQESYLKYHLAYKSDFDGRKAMELRQKWQKEAIENHWQILLYHDLNKSMLQF is encoded by the coding sequence ATGAAAATTATACCGCTGAAAGAAGGAAATTTTTCTACAAATAAAACAAAAGATTTTACACTTTTAATAGAAGAGAATGCCGATACAGCAAAAGGAATTAAAATGTCTGTAACACCTTTCCTCATCATCACCGAAAAAGATGTTATTTTACTGGATGGAGGAATTGGCTGGAAAAATAAATCTGGAAAAACGGTGATCTCTGAAATTATGGAAGGGGAAAATATCAAACCTGAAAATGTGACCAAAGTCCTGCTATCTCACCTTCATAAAGACCATATTGAAACAACCATTACAAGGACCGACAACGGTTTTGAAGCAACGTTTCCTAATGCTGAAATCTTTATTCAGAAGCAAGAGCTTGACTATGCAATGAATAGTAAGGGAAGCCATTCTTATAATTTCGACACTCTGGAAAAGCTTATAGAACTGGACAATATCGTTTGGATGGATGAAGACAGAGGATCTATTACAGATGAGATTTATTTTGAAGTTGCCGGCGGCCATACTCCATTCATGCAGGTTTTCTGGATAAGGGAAGGTGAAGAAACTATATTTTACGGAGCTGATGACCTTCCGCAGGAATCGTACCTGAAATATCATCTGGCATATAAAAGTGATTTTGACGGAAGAAAAGCGATGGAATTAAGGCAAAAATGGCAAAAAGAAGCAATTGAAAATCATTGGCAAATTTTGTTATATCACGATCTGAATAAATCAATGCTGCAGTTTTAA
- a CDS encoding MFS transporter, with protein MQLNSTGGISRTVIWLMTIISGLVVANIYYNQPLLSLISADLQVSEAAAGKISVLTQLGYAAGLLLIVPLGDKFFHKKLILIDLLLVFLSLLWMTFGNELWMLYIASLLIGVTSVIPQLFIPIAAELSTDKQKSSNIGLVMSGLLLGILLSRFIGGIVGEIWGWRSMFGIAAGIMIFVWIAVYKMLPDLHPNFKGTYGELMKSVFHLAKTQPVLRLASFRGAMAFGSLCALFTTLVFHMEKPPFNAGSSIVGSFGLAGAAGALAAARVGKLQKIFDLNRIIIYALSVLLISWGFTYFAGETYWGLIVGVVLIDLGVQSAHIMNQTDFFLIKSTAVNRLNTVYMVSYFVGGSLGTWLASVAWQHYQWGGVCFVGTAMGVLALTAHLLFSRKIKEKV; from the coding sequence ATGCAGTTGAATTCTACTGGTGGTATTTCACGTACTGTGATCTGGCTGATGACCATTATTTCAGGACTTGTTGTAGCTAATATTTATTACAATCAGCCCTTACTTTCACTTATTTCGGCAGACTTACAGGTTTCTGAAGCGGCGGCAGGAAAAATTTCCGTACTCACTCAATTAGGATATGCAGCCGGACTTTTGCTCATCGTTCCGCTGGGAGACAAATTCTTCCATAAAAAGCTTATTCTCATCGATCTTCTGCTTGTATTTCTTTCGCTATTGTGGATGACTTTCGGAAACGAATTATGGATGCTGTACATCGCCAGTCTGCTTATAGGAGTGACCTCGGTAATTCCTCAGCTGTTTATCCCCATCGCAGCAGAACTTTCAACGGATAAACAAAAATCTTCCAATATCGGATTGGTGATGTCCGGTCTTTTGCTCGGAATACTTTTATCCCGTTTCATCGGAGGAATCGTAGGAGAAATTTGGGGTTGGAGATCTATGTTCGGCATCGCAGCAGGAATTATGATTTTTGTATGGATTGCAGTATATAAGATGCTTCCTGATCTTCATCCAAACTTTAAAGGAACATACGGCGAGTTAATGAAATCTGTATTTCACCTTGCCAAAACACAGCCCGTTTTAAGGCTGGCTTCATTCCGCGGTGCGATGGCTTTCGGCTCGCTGTGCGCTTTGTTTACCACTTTGGTTTTTCACATGGAAAAACCGCCGTTTAATGCAGGTTCTTCAATAGTGGGAAGTTTTGGTCTCGCCGGAGCGGCTGGAGCATTAGCTGCGGCAAGGGTAGGAAAGTTGCAGAAAATTTTTGATTTGAACAGAATAATCATTTATGCCTTATCAGTATTGCTAATCAGTTGGGGGTTCACTTATTTTGCGGGTGAAACGTATTGGGGGCTGATTGTTGGAGTAGTTCTGATAGATTTGGGTGTTCAGTCTGCCCACATCATGAATCAGACCGACTTCTTCCTTATAAAATCTACCGCTGTAAACAGGTTGAATACTGTTTATATGGTATCTTATTTCGTAGGAGGTTCTCTGGGAACATGGCTGGCTTCCGTTGCATGGCAGCATTACCAATGGGGTGGTGTATGTTTCGTAGGAACAGCGATGGGCGTCCTGGCTTTAACGGCGCACCTTCTTTTCAGCCGAAAAATAAAAGAAAAAGTATAA
- a CDS encoding DsbA family oxidoreductase: MSLLLYRENNFEKALEKLPFKDEIEVEWKSFQLDPTLNPDETKTTFEYFKEKKGVPEAQAKQMVEQVSQMGNTAGIRFNFDKAIITNTFSAHKILHLAKKYKKTNEMEEALFIAHFIEGKNVGGINTLVEIAGSLGIDTDEARKVLTSEEFDDEVKQDFSEAKSHGISGVPFFILNGKYAVSGAQPAEFFAGALQQTYDETVSTLKNLSGDDNSCETDGCSI, encoded by the coding sequence GTGTCCCTTTTGCTATATCGGGAAAATAATTTTGAGAAAGCACTTGAAAAACTGCCTTTCAAAGATGAAATAGAAGTAGAATGGAAAAGCTTCCAGCTTGATCCGACTTTGAATCCTGATGAAACAAAAACAACCTTCGAATATTTCAAAGAGAAAAAAGGAGTTCCCGAAGCTCAGGCGAAGCAGATGGTAGAACAGGTTTCACAGATGGGAAATACAGCAGGAATCAGGTTTAATTTTGACAAAGCTATTATCACCAATACCTTTTCCGCGCATAAGATATTACATTTAGCCAAGAAATATAAAAAAACCAATGAGATGGAAGAAGCGCTTTTTATTGCACATTTCATTGAAGGAAAAAACGTCGGAGGTATTAACACACTTGTGGAAATTGCCGGATCTTTGGGGATCGATACAGATGAAGCCCGGAAGGTTTTAACATCAGAAGAATTTGATGATGAGGTAAAACAGGATTTTTCAGAAGCGAAAAGTCACGGAATTTCAGGAGTGCCTTTCTTTATCCTGAACGGAAAGTATGCCGTATCGGGAGCGCAGCCTGCGGAATTTTTTGCCGGAGCGCTTCAGCAGACGTATGATGAAACCGTATCTACGCTTAAAAATCTTTCGGGAGATGATAATTCCTGTGAGACAGACGGCTGCAGCATTTAA
- a CDS encoding 5'-methylthioadenosine/S-adenosylhomocysteine nucleosidase family protein, which yields MITINEDHRFPLDETLFVFALDSEAGKVFNDKNKLITGIGKVNAAMELTKEIHRRKPKLIVNLGSAGSKSFHKGEVVCCTKFIQRDMDVRGLGFGLYETPLSGIPPVLEYGLKTNGLPEGICGSGDSFEMNHSEADYNVVDMEAYPLALIAMKENIPFLCLKYISDDAGSDAAEDWTVQVHLASEAFNKILFLK from the coding sequence ATGATTACAATAAATGAAGACCATCGGTTTCCTTTAGACGAAACGCTTTTCGTATTTGCTTTGGATTCGGAAGCTGGGAAGGTTTTTAATGATAAAAATAAACTGATCACAGGCATCGGAAAAGTGAATGCCGCGATGGAGCTTACGAAAGAAATTCATCGGAGAAAGCCAAAGCTGATTGTAAACCTCGGTTCTGCCGGAAGTAAGAGTTTCCATAAAGGAGAAGTAGTTTGCTGTACAAAATTTATCCAGCGGGACATGGATGTAAGAGGGCTTGGGTTTGGCTTGTATGAAACACCTTTGTCCGGTATTCCACCGGTTTTGGAATATGGATTAAAAACAAATGGTCTTCCTGAGGGAATTTGTGGCAGCGGAGACAGCTTTGAAATGAATCATTCCGAAGCGGATTACAATGTTGTTGATATGGAAGCTTATCCATTGGCGTTGATTGCAATGAAAGAAAACATTCCTTTTCTTTGCTTGAAATATATTTCCGATGATGCAGGAAGTGATGCTGCAGAAGACTGGACGGTGCAGGTGCATCTTGCTTCTGAAGCATTTAATAAAATTTTATTTTTAAAATAA
- a CDS encoding GNAT family N-acetyltransferase: MTSIVLKKASAGDLETLQQIGKETFYETFAKHNSEEEMQKYLAESFSSEKLLKELNTPDSQFFIVWEEENPVGYLKINFGASQTELQDETSMEIERIYVKSSHHGKKVGQLLYDKALEIALQQQKKYIWLGVWEENKRAVSFYSKNGFTQFDKHIFRLGDEEQTDLMMKKVLE; the protein is encoded by the coding sequence ATGACATCAATAGTTCTTAAAAAAGCGTCTGCGGGAGATCTCGAAACCCTGCAGCAGATTGGAAAGGAAACTTTTTACGAAACATTTGCAAAACACAATTCTGAAGAAGAGATGCAGAAATATCTGGCAGAAAGTTTCTCTTCAGAAAAATTATTGAAGGAACTTAACACTCCGGATTCTCAGTTCTTCATAGTGTGGGAAGAAGAAAATCCAGTAGGATATCTCAAAATAAATTTCGGAGCTTCACAAACCGAACTTCAGGATGAAACTTCTATGGAAATTGAAAGGATCTATGTTAAAAGTTCCCATCACGGTAAGAAAGTAGGACAGCTTCTCTATGATAAAGCGTTGGAAATTGCTCTTCAGCAGCAAAAGAAATACATCTGGCTTGGCGTATGGGAAGAAAATAAAAGAGCGGTGAGCTTCTATAGTAAAAACGGCTTTACACAATTTGATAAACATATCTTCCGTTTAGGAGATGAAGAGCAGACCGATCTGATGATGAAAAAAGTTTTGGAATAA
- the pdeM gene encoding ligase-associated DNA damage response endonuclease PdeM encodes MNVQTKKIKIRQETFTLTNQRALFWEEQKALILSDLHIGKTAHFRKNGIALANQIMKNDLERLSILIEYFKPEKFMVVGDLLHAGDNSDVDEFCVWRNQYSDLEFHLIEGNHDRISKKLESKLCLNFKSELLEINDFMLIHDFEKKHPKFQITGHIHPGFVINSAVKKIKLPCFVVTENQILLPAFSEFTGLDTKNLPKKGKFYVFTDAEIYEI; translated from the coding sequence ATGAATGTACAGACCAAAAAAATAAAAATCCGACAGGAAACATTTACCTTAACCAATCAGAGGGCTCTGTTCTGGGAAGAGCAGAAAGCCCTTATCTTATCAGATTTACATATCGGAAAAACCGCTCACTTTCGAAAAAACGGGATTGCCTTAGCCAACCAGATTATGAAGAATGACCTGGAACGTCTTTCGATTCTTATTGAATATTTTAAGCCTGAAAAGTTTATGGTGGTGGGAGATCTACTTCATGCCGGGGATAATTCTGATGTGGATGAATTCTGCGTCTGGAGAAATCAGTACAGCGATCTTGAGTTTCATCTTATTGAAGGAAACCACGACAGGATTTCCAAAAAACTGGAATCGAAATTATGCTTAAATTTTAAATCTGAGCTACTCGAAATTAATGATTTTATGCTGATTCATGATTTTGAAAAGAAGCATCCCAAATTTCAGATTACCGGACATATTCATCCCGGATTTGTCATCAATTCTGCAGTAAAAAAAATAAAGCTTCCCTGTTTTGTAGTGACGGAAAACCAAATTCTTCTGCCTGCATTCAGCGAGTTTACCGGGCTTGATACCAAAAATCTCCCTAAAAAAGGAAAATTCTATGTATTTACCGATGCTGAAATTTATGAGATTTAA
- a CDS encoding MATE family efflux transporter, protein MNFLNRNYTKECLTLALPVMLTQVGQVSVNLFDNIIVGKLLGADALASVSLGNAVFFSMFVLALGFSFAIPPLVSEAHSKHDHKTINSVFSHGFVINMTVGIILMGILLLGMPLLYHSGQPEKIIPDTVDFLTIMAISIVPFMAFQTLREVSEGLSYTIGVTKATIIANIINIVLNYVFIKGLFGLPPMGVKGSALASLIARIFMVVFLYFVLLNQEKTKRYIKDFTLKIEVFSKKMFDKMLRLGLPTALQMFFEVTAFAAAAFICGLISAHDIASHQIALSMASFTFNLCIGFSVASTVMIGRKLGEQNFTELRKVGINNLKIAFIFMAICGIVFILGRNILPTFFTKKEEVEVIALAAKLMIIAALFQLSDGIQVTALGTLRGMQDVKVPSIYTFIAYWIITIPLGYFLCVTLEMGAFGMWIALGLGLTISAVFLVKRFLNLSAKRIKSNMES, encoded by the coding sequence ATGAACTTTTTAAATAGAAACTATACAAAAGAATGCCTTACATTGGCTCTTCCGGTTATGCTTACACAGGTTGGCCAGGTTTCAGTAAATCTTTTTGACAATATTATTGTAGGAAAACTGCTGGGAGCTGATGCATTGGCTTCGGTTTCATTGGGAAATGCTGTTTTTTTCTCAATGTTTGTGTTGGCATTGGGATTTTCCTTTGCAATCCCGCCGCTTGTTTCGGAAGCTCATTCTAAGCACGACCATAAAACGATCAATTCGGTGTTTAGTCATGGCTTTGTCATCAATATGACGGTCGGAATTATTCTTATGGGAATTCTGCTTTTAGGAATGCCGCTGCTCTACCATTCCGGTCAGCCGGAAAAAATTATTCCGGATACGGTTGATTTCCTTACGATTATGGCCATCAGCATTGTTCCGTTTATGGCTTTCCAGACCCTTCGGGAAGTTTCGGAAGGACTGTCCTATACGATCGGTGTAACGAAAGCCACGATTATTGCCAATATCATCAATATTGTATTAAACTATGTCTTTATCAAAGGACTTTTCGGACTCCCGCCGATGGGCGTGAAAGGTTCTGCATTGGCCAGTCTTATCGCCAGAATATTTATGGTGGTGTTCCTGTATTTTGTGCTTTTAAATCAGGAAAAAACCAAACGTTACATCAAAGATTTTACTTTAAAAATTGAAGTTTTCTCTAAAAAGATGTTTGATAAAATGTTAAGACTGGGGCTTCCGACCGCACTACAAATGTTTTTTGAAGTTACTGCCTTTGCTGCAGCTGCGTTTATCTGTGGACTTATCTCTGCTCATGATATTGCTTCCCACCAAATCGCTTTGAGTATGGCATCATTTACATTCAATTTATGTATCGGTTTCAGTGTAGCTTCTACGGTGATGATCGGCAGAAAGCTGGGAGAACAAAACTTTACGGAATTGAGAAAAGTGGGAATCAACAACCTGAAAATTGCTTTTATTTTTATGGCCATCTGCGGAATCGTTTTTATTTTGGGACGAAATATTCTCCCGACTTTTTTCACCAAAAAGGAAGAAGTTGAAGTAATTGCATTGGCTGCAAAATTAATGATTATTGCTGCTCTTTTTCAGCTTTCAGACGGAATCCAAGTAACTGCGCTGGGAACCCTGAGAGGTATGCAGGATGTAAAAGTTCCTTCCATATATACTTTTATCGCATACTGGATTATTACAATTCCTTTAGGATATTTTCTATGCGTGACTTTAGAAATGGGAGCTTTCGGAATGTGGATTGCATTAGGACTCGGGTTGACCATCTCCGCGGTGTTCCTGGTGAAAAGATTTCTTAATCTGTCTGCCAAAAGAATCAAGAGTAATATGGAGAGTTAG
- a CDS encoding sigma-54-dependent transcriptional regulator, whose protein sequence is MQKILIVEDEKAISGVLQSILSDELTDYEFVIAEDGLEGYKQVEKEDFALVISDIKMPKLSGTELLKQSLALKPESTFIMISGHADIDSAVSCLRDGAYDFISKPIDINRLITSVKNALAKETLKKENKNLQTENKTLKRKVSKKYQMIGESAGLKKIQDMIEKVAVSDARVLITGPNGAGKELVAHAIHNQSDRARGPMVEVNCAAIPSELIESELFGHVKGSFTGAIKDKQGKFEQANGGTIFLDEIGDMSLIAQAKVLRALQESKVSPVGSDKEIKVDVRVLAATNKNMQKEIEAGRFREDLYHRLSVIEIYVPPLDERKEDIKSLVEHFAGIISDEHGTAPKKFDDKAIEALKALSWTGNIRELRNVVERLIILGGNTVSAEDVASFVRK, encoded by the coding sequence ATGCAAAAAATCCTTATTGTAGAAGACGAAAAAGCAATCTCCGGAGTACTCCAAAGTATTCTTTCCGATGAACTTACTGACTATGAATTTGTAATTGCCGAAGATGGCCTTGAAGGTTATAAACAGGTAGAAAAAGAAGATTTCGCACTGGTGATTTCTGATATTAAAATGCCTAAACTTTCAGGAACTGAACTTTTGAAACAAAGTTTAGCCCTAAAGCCGGAATCCACTTTCATTATGATTTCAGGACATGCAGACATCGATTCTGCCGTTTCCTGCCTTAGAGATGGCGCTTACGATTTCATCTCAAAACCTATTGATATTAACAGACTGATTACCAGTGTTAAAAATGCTTTAGCAAAAGAAACTCTAAAGAAAGAAAATAAAAATCTTCAGACAGAAAACAAAACGCTAAAAAGAAAGGTAAGCAAAAAATACCAGATGATCGGTGAATCGGCAGGTTTGAAGAAGATTCAGGATATGATCGAGAAAGTTGCCGTATCCGATGCAAGGGTTTTAATTACAGGACCGAACGGAGCAGGAAAAGAGCTTGTAGCCCATGCGATCCACAACCAGAGCGACAGAGCTAGAGGACCGATGGTAGAAGTAAACTGTGCCGCAATTCCTTCAGAATTAATTGAATCTGAATTATTCGGTCACGTGAAGGGTTCTTTTACAGGAGCTATCAAAGATAAGCAGGGAAAATTCGAGCAGGCTAATGGTGGAACTATTTTCCTGGATGAGATTGGTGATATGAGTCTTATTGCACAGGCAAAAGTTCTTAGAGCTTTACAGGAGAGCAAAGTTTCTCCAGTTGGAAGCGATAAGGAAATAAAGGTTGATGTAAGAGTTCTTGCCGCTACCAATAAAAACATGCAGAAAGAAATTGAGGCGGGAAGATTCAGAGAAGATCTTTATCACAGACTTTCTGTTATTGAGATCTATGTACCACCATTGGATGAAAGAAAAGAAGACATCAAATCGTTGGTTGAACATTTCGCCGGAATTATTTCTGATGAGCACGGAACTGCCCCTAAGAAGTTTGATGATAAGGCTATTGAAGCTTTAAAAGCACTTTCATGGACAGGAAATATCAGAGAGTTGAGAAACGTAGTGGAAAGGCTGATCATATTAGGAGGAAATACTGTTTCTGCCGAAGACGTTGCAAGTTTTGTAAGGAAATAA
- a CDS encoding YggS family pyridoxal phosphate-dependent enzyme — MSIQENYNIIKGRLPQYVELVAVSKTHPVSAIQEVYDLGQKVFGENKVQELTEKYPLLPKDIKWHLIGHLQTNKVKYIAEYIDTIQSVDSEKLLREINKEAGKHNRKINILLQVKIAKEETKFGLEAGEAKIMYEKFLNGEFPNIAITGLMGMATFTEDENQIKQEFLNLKKLFDELNQLNPLETLSMGMSDDFPIAIECGANSVRVGSAIFGRRDYSK, encoded by the coding sequence ATGAGCATTCAGGAAAATTACAACATTATAAAAGGCCGGCTTCCCCAATACGTAGAACTGGTGGCAGTTTCAAAAACCCATCCGGTTTCTGCGATTCAGGAGGTGTATGATCTCGGACAAAAAGTTTTCGGAGAAAATAAAGTACAGGAACTGACTGAAAAATATCCACTTCTTCCAAAAGATATCAAATGGCATCTGATAGGACATCTTCAAACCAATAAAGTAAAATACATCGCCGAATATATTGATACCATCCAAAGTGTGGATTCGGAAAAACTGCTCCGGGAAATCAATAAAGAAGCAGGAAAACATAATCGTAAGATTAATATATTGCTTCAGGTAAAAATTGCCAAGGAAGAAACCAAGTTTGGTCTTGAAGCTGGAGAAGCAAAAATAATGTATGAAAAATTCCTCAACGGTGAGTTTCCAAACATTGCCATTACCGGTTTAATGGGAATGGCCACTTTTACCGAAGATGAAAATCAAATAAAACAGGAGTTTTTAAACCTTAAAAAGCTTTTTGATGAATTAAATCAACTAAATCCTTTAGAAACATTATCCATGGGAATGAGTGACGACTTCCCCATCGCCATTGAATGCGGTGCCAATTCGGTGCGCGTAGGATCGGCGATTTTCGGCCGAAGAGATTATTCAAAATAG
- a CDS encoding polysaccharide deacetylase family protein — translation MTKTFAEKSLNRAFLGMLALVSATSIVCNSCNQKKDKKESDKVIHKDHPVAKIVPKIQDENIPPEKRVIYLTFDDGPNRGTENLLKILHKRNVCATAFLVGKHAYGSKKQEEDLQLLRKDRLIELANHSFTHAHNKYTDFYKNPVEVIHDFDTAKDSLKLYDKIARTPGRNIWRLNNITVTDLKSSNEAANSLKKAGYKVIGWDLEWKPTNKMALKGNHEAMLKKVDSIFFNDLEKTSRHLVFLTHDQYLRDADSINELDLFIEKLQKSNRFIFRKISEYPGINEILN, via the coding sequence ATGACAAAAACTTTTGCGGAAAAGTCTTTAAACAGGGCTTTTCTCGGGATGCTTGCATTGGTGAGTGCAACTTCAATTGTATGTAACAGCTGTAATCAGAAAAAAGACAAAAAAGAATCAGATAAAGTGATTCATAAAGACCATCCCGTCGCAAAAATTGTCCCAAAAATTCAAGATGAAAATATTCCGCCCGAAAAACGGGTAATTTATCTCACTTTCGATGACGGTCCTAACCGCGGAACAGAAAATCTTCTTAAAATTTTACACAAGAGAAATGTCTGCGCTACTGCTTTTCTGGTTGGAAAGCACGCCTATGGGAGCAAAAAGCAAGAGGAAGATCTTCAGCTTCTCCGAAAAGACAGACTAATTGAGCTGGCGAATCATAGCTTTACCCATGCCCACAACAAATACACAGATTTCTATAAAAATCCTGTGGAGGTTATTCACGATTTTGATACGGCGAAAGACAGCCTGAAACTCTACGACAAAATTGCCAGAACACCCGGAAGAAATATCTGGAGACTAAACAATATTACGGTTACCGACCTAAAAAGTTCTAATGAAGCAGCTAACAGCCTTAAAAAAGCAGGATATAAAGTGATCGGATGGGATCTGGAATGGAAGCCAACTAACAAAATGGCCTTAAAAGGAAACCATGAAGCGATGCTGAAAAAAGTGGACAGCATTTTCTTTAATGATCTTGAAAAAACGTCAAGGCATCTGGTTTTTCTTACCCATGATCAGTATTTAAGAGACGCAGATTCCATTAATGAGCTTGATCTTTTTATTGAGAAGCTTCAAAAAAGCAACCGCTTTATTTTCAGAAAAATCTCGGAATATCCGGGAATTAATGAAATCCTAAACTAA
- a CDS encoding DUF72 domain-containing protein, protein MKKENLYIGCSGFYNNDWKGSLYPEEAKSKDFLTLYSQKFNCVEINSTFYRKPTAKTLIKWTDETPDEFRFFIKIPKTISHEKRMKDCKEEISDFCNHIQSHLKEKLSGFLYQFPPSFKNTPENAETILQNIDSNYLNVIEFRHESWWNEEVFNLLRENNIVVSGVSFPGNLPEDVIISHPDILYYRLHGKPVLYKSEYNEDFLNNLAKKIKKSSHTAFIFFNNTWGNSAVKNALYLENILE, encoded by the coding sequence ATGAAAAAAGAAAATCTATATATCGGCTGCTCGGGTTTTTATAATAATGACTGGAAAGGATCACTCTATCCCGAAGAGGCCAAAAGTAAAGACTTTCTTACTTTATATTCGCAGAAATTCAACTGTGTTGAGATTAATTCCACTTTTTATAGAAAGCCTACTGCAAAAACACTGATTAAATGGACGGACGAAACGCCGGATGAGTTCAGATTTTTCATCAAAATTCCGAAGACAATTTCTCACGAAAAAAGAATGAAAGACTGCAAAGAGGAAATCAGCGATTTTTGTAATCATATTCAATCTCATCTGAAAGAAAAACTGTCCGGTTTCCTATATCAGTTTCCGCCGTCTTTTAAAAACACTCCGGAAAATGCAGAGACAATTCTGCAAAATATTGATTCCAATTATTTGAATGTTATCGAGTTTCGCCATGAATCCTGGTGGAACGAAGAGGTTTTCAACCTACTCAGAGAAAATAATATTGTCGTTTCAGGCGTAAGCTTTCCAGGAAATCTTCCGGAAGATGTTATCATCAGTCATCCTGATATTCTTTATTACAGGCTTCATGGAAAACCAGTACTCTACAAATCTGAATACAATGAAGATTTTTTAAATAATTTAGCTAAAAAAATTAAGAAATCGTCTCATACGGCTTTTATATTTTTCAATAATACATGGGGAAATTCAGCTGTTAAAAATGCATTATATTTAGAAAATATTCTGGAGTAA